One window from the genome of Cyprinus carpio isolate SPL01 chromosome B1, ASM1834038v1, whole genome shotgun sequence encodes:
- the LOC109073138 gene encoding polymeric immunoglobulin receptor-like: MRAITIIFITLCLISGQVLCFKVIGCSGGSVMFKCMYKSDEQHNSTPLKQREFYDQLKGKYFCRNRDCTTGISTELQRRWVNNERFTLYDDENSRFFTVFIRNLSREDDGKYICGNNQKWSHDVELEVNNNSSSCGTSVIRSAYEGQTITFSCEYEHKFKTHTKVLYRVNGDPVLVLNSSQSSQSSEEKFILSDSQKDHFTVTIRDISEAERGVYLCGVERHGSSQTITHITFIKEIELKEHRQITSVQVEAYISKSVFITCEFPEEFKENQKFIQKDSSKEISVDEQNQWIHYDKVLVYDDTSAGVLKVFISDLTAADEATYRCAVNTADDHLFTKIKLKISQVDHFRESSESVAVIGESVKLSCNYPEKQQLIKHICKENEKKICQSISSSEKQRFEFSDSTAGVYTASISIVSPRDAGVYWCGAETRHEHLTSVSLTNKHQLTLTMPPVIRREGDSVEIKCPYDEKHTTVTCLRSGKCLRKVVKYLCKGKCFTKDAQNIIRSDEDHDKKPKISVKDDTELNLFTVNMTELRAENAGKYWCAVRDVFNLLLELMIIMKDAVIHEASVRGSASISCKHIRKQTQKLFCRGDQPNICIRDGARVSSNKRINSRFSLTEETSAGVFTVKISDLRAEDSGKYWCAEESSGSFIFTEVQLHVTREMTTPDTKRETSQETEKPEMTSSDTKKETENPGFFVIVVVSVGLLLLALVIALILFKLKHNKHGIISSKDRRQTGDHETTQEDIQDTRHLDPESDPLYSTVELPTNPSDSQNPLYSAVQLPTNPSDGLLYAAVSFQKHEESLSEATVRFSKEETHCDYASVNHNISPN, encoded by the exons ATGAGGGCCAtcaccatcatcttcatcactcTCTGTCTGATCTCAG GTCAGGTTCTCTGTTTTAAAGTGATTGGCTGCTCTGGAGGGAGTGTAATGTTCAAGTGCATGTATAAGTCTGATGAGCAACATAACTCAACACCCCTGAAACAGAGAGAGTTTTATGATCAGCTTAAAGGAAAGTATTTCTGCAGAAACAGAGACTGTACGACCGGAATCAGTACCGAGCTTCAGCGCCGCTGGGTTAATAATGAGAGATTCACTCTGTATGATGATGAAAACAGCAGATTCTTCACAGTGTTTATCAGGAACCTCAGCAGAGAGGATGATGGGAAATACATATGTGGAAACAATCAGAAATGGAGTCATGATGTTGAGTTAGAGGTGAACAACA ACTCTTCTTCTTGTGGGACGTCTGTTATCAGATCTGCATATGAAGGTCAAACAATCACTTTCAGTTGTGAATATGAACACAAGTTTAAAACACACACCAAAGTCTTGTACAGAGTGAACGGAGATCCTGTGCTTGTGCTGAACAGCTCTCAATCATCACAATCATCTGAAGAGAAGTTCATCCTGTCTGACAGTCAGAAAGATCACTTTACTGTGACCATCAGAGACATTTCTGAAGCGGAGCGTGGAGTTTATTTATGTGGAGTGGAGAGACATGGATCTTCACAAACAATTACTCACATAACCTTCATTAAAGAGATTGAGCTGAAAGAGCATC GTCAGATAACTTCTGTCCAGGTTGAGGCCTACATCAGTAAATCAGTCTTCATCACGTGTGAATTTCCAGAAGAATTCAAAGAAAACCAGAAATTCATCCAGAAAGATTCATCAAAGGAGATCTCTGTTGATGAACAGAATCAGTGGATCCATTATGATAAAGTGCTCGTGTATGATGATACCAGTGCAGGAGTTTTGAAGGTGTTTATCAGTGATTTAACTGCAGCTGATGAAGCTACTTACAGATGTGCAGTGAATACTGCTGATGATCATCTGTTCACGAAGATCAAGCTGAAGATCAGTCAAG tTGATCATTTTCGTGAATCAAGTGAATCAGTGGCTGTTATTGGTGAAAGTGTGAAACTCAGCTGTAATTACCCTGAGAAACAGCAGCTCATCAAACACATCTGTAAAGAGAACGAGAAGAAGATCTGTCAGAGCATCAGTTCATCAGAGAAGCAGCGCTTTGAGTTTTCTGACAGTACAGCAGGAGTTTATACAGCGAGCATCAGTATTGTGAGCCCGAGAGATGCTGGAGTTTACTGGTGTGGAGCAGAAACCAGACACGAGCATCTGACTTCTGTTTCTCTCACCAATAAACATCAGCTGACTTTAACCA TGCCTCCAGTGATCAGACGTGAAGGAGATTCAGTCGAGATCAAATGCCCTTATgatgaaaaacacacaacagtAACATGTCTGCGCAGTGGAAAGTGTTTGAGAAAAGTAGTAAAGTATCTGTGCAAGGGGAAGTGTTTCACTAAAGATGCTCAAAATATCATTCGGTCAGATGAAGATCATGATAAAAAACCAAAGATTTCAGTAAAGGACGACACTGAACTCAATCTCTTCACTGTGAACATGACTGAGCTGAGAGCAGAGAATGCTGGGAAATACTGGTGTGCAGTGAGAGACGTGTTTAACCTTCTCCTTGAGCTCATGATCATCATGAAGGACG CGGTCATTCATGAAGCGTCTGTCAGAGGATCAGCGTCCATCAGCTGTAAACACATCAGGAAACAAACACAGAAGCTTTTCTGCAGAGGAGATCAGCCCAATATCTGCATCAGAGACGGAGCTCGTGTTTCATCAAATAAGAGAATAAACAGCAGATTCTCTCTGACTGAAGAAACCTCTGCTGGAGTCTTTACTGTGAAGATCAGCGATCTGAGAGCAGAGGATTCTGGGAAATACTGGTGTGCAGAGGAGAGCTCTGGGTCCTTCATATTCACTGAAGTTCAGCTACACGTGACCAGAG AGATGACGACACCTGACACCAAAAGAGAAACATCCCAGGAAACAGAAAAGCCTG aaatgacCTCATCTGACACCAAAAAGGAAACAGAAAATCCTG gtttttttgtaatagttgttGTTTCTGTGGGTTTGCTCCTGCTGGCTCTGGTTATAGCCTTAATCTTATTCAAACTGAAACACAACAAACATG GCATCATTTCATCaaaagacagaagacagacagggGATCATGAAACG ACTCAAGAAGACATTCAAGACACCAGGCACCTTGATCCTGAATCAGATCCTCTCTATTCAACAGTCGAgttacccacaaacccctctgattCACAGAATCCACTTTACTCAGCAGTTCAgttacccacaaacccctctgatGGGCTCCTGTACGCTGCTGTCAGTTTCCAGAAGCATGAGGAGTCTCTCAGTGAAGCTACAGTCAGATTCAGTAAAGAGGAGACTCACTGTGATTATGCATCTGTCAATCACAACATCTCGCCAAATTAA
- the LOC122135944 gene encoding polymeric immunoglobulin receptor-like, whose amino-acid sequence MTAAATITIIFITLCLISGQVLCFKVIGCSGGSVMFKCMNSNQRESNDQLKGKYFCRNRDCKPGISTELLRRWVYNERYTLYDDGNSRFFTVFIRNLSREDDGRYTCGNNQKWSRDVDLRVNKNSSSCGTSVIRSAYIGQTITFSCEYEHGFKTHTKVLYRVHGDAVLVLNSSQSSQSSEEKFILSDGQKDHFTVTIRNISAADDGVYLCGVERDRADKPPSKKSNTHITFIKEIELKVLRQITSVQVEAYISKSVFITCEFPEEFKENKKFIEKDSSQKISVDEQNQWIPHDKVHVFDDTSAGVLKVFISDLTAADEATYRCGVNIADDHLFTEIKLKISQGDNFRESSESVAVIGESVKLSCNYPEKQAAHQTHL is encoded by the exons ATGACGGCCGCCGCCACCAtcaccatcatcttcatcactcTCTGTCTGATCTCAG GTCAGGTTCTCTGTTTTAAAGTGATTGGCTGCTCTGGAGGGAGTGTAATGTTCAAGTGCATGAACTCAAACCAGAGAGAGTCTAATGATCAGCTTAAAGGAAAGTATTTCTGCAGAAACAGAGACTGTAAACCTGGCATCAGTACTGAGCTTCTGCGCCGCTGGGTTTATAATGAGAGATACACTCTGTATGATGATGGAAACAGCAGATTCTTCACAGTGTTTATCAGGAACCTCAGCAGAGAGGATGATGGGAGATACACATGTGGAAACAATCAGAAATGGAGTCGTGATGTTGATTTAAGGGTGAACAAAA ACTCTTCTTCTTGTGGGACGTCTGTTATCAGATCTGCATATATTGGTCAAACAATCACTTTCAGTTGTGAATATGAACATGGGTTTAAAACACACACCAAAGTCTTGTACAGAGTGCACGGAGATGCTGTGCTTGTGCTGAACAGCTCTCAATCATCACAATCATCTGAAGAGAAGTTCATCCTGTCTGACGGTCAGAAAGATCACTTTACTGTGACCATCAGAAACATTTCTGCAGCAGATGATGGAGTTTATTTATGTGGagtggagagagacagagcagaTAAACCAccttcaaaaaaatcaaatactcaCATAACCTTCATTAAAGAGATTGAGCTGAAAGTTCTTC GTCAGATAACTTCTGTCCAGGTTGAGGCCTACATCAGTAAATCAGTCTTCATCACGTGTGAATTTCCAGAAGaattcaaagaaaacaagaaatttaTTGAGAAAGATTCATCACAGAAGATTTCTGTTGATGAACAGAATCAGTGGATCCCTCATGATAAAGTTCACGTGTTTGATGATACCAGTGCAGGAGTTTTGAAGGTTTTTATCAGTGATTTAACTGCAGCTGATGAAGCTACGTACAGATGTGGAGTGAATATCGCTGATGATCATCTGTTCACTGAGATCAAGCTGAAGATCAGtcaag gTGATAATTTTCGTGAATCAAGTGAATCAGTTGCTGTTATTGGTGAAAGTGTGAAACTCAGCTGTAATTACCCTGAGAAACAAGCAGCTCATCAAACACATCTGTAA